The Mesorhizobium koreense genome includes a window with the following:
- a CDS encoding LysR family transcriptional regulator — MDRLTSMTVFAKVVGEGSFAQAARQMRLSPAAVSKHVQLLEEWLGARLLNRTTRRISLTEAGASVYERSLRILEDVEEVRTSMAENMVRPSGVLRVSAPISFGALHLGSIFADYLAMYPEVSIELVLDDRVVDMVDEGFDVAVRIAPLKDSNLIARRIAPSREIVCASSAYLARHGRPMKPSDLTKHDCLDYALRADGGNWRFEGPEADVTVKVPARMTATNGQILRDAALRGAGIILCPTFLVGEDIRSGRLEPLMPGFKPVGRSIHAVYPSRRHLSAKVRSFVGLLADRFGEVPPWDR; from the coding sequence ATGGACCGCCTCACCAGCATGACCGTATTCGCGAAGGTCGTCGGCGAAGGAAGCTTTGCGCAGGCGGCCCGACAGATGCGACTCTCACCGGCGGCCGTAAGCAAGCATGTGCAATTGCTGGAAGAGTGGCTCGGCGCACGTCTGCTCAACCGGACGACACGTCGTATCAGCCTGACCGAAGCTGGCGCCTCGGTTTACGAGCGCAGCCTGCGCATACTGGAGGATGTAGAGGAGGTCCGGACGAGCATGGCGGAGAACATGGTGCGTCCAAGCGGAGTGCTGCGTGTCAGCGCCCCGATCTCCTTCGGCGCCCTTCATCTCGGCTCGATCTTCGCGGATTATCTCGCAATGTATCCGGAGGTCTCAATTGAACTCGTCCTGGATGATCGCGTCGTTGACATGGTCGATGAAGGTTTCGATGTCGCGGTACGTATTGCTCCGCTCAAGGATTCGAATCTGATCGCCCGCCGGATCGCACCGTCTCGCGAGATCGTCTGTGCGTCGTCAGCCTATCTGGCGAGACATGGGCGGCCCATGAAGCCTTCGGACCTCACCAAACATGATTGTCTAGACTATGCGTTGCGTGCGGATGGTGGAAACTGGCGTTTCGAGGGACCAGAGGCGGACGTGACTGTGAAAGTTCCGGCGCGCATGACGGCAACGAACGGCCAAATCTTGCGCGATGCCGCGCTCAGGGGCGCTGGCATCATCCTGTGCCCGACATTCCTGGTCGGAGAGGACATCCGTTCCGGACGCCTGGAGCCGCTGATGCCGGGCTTCAAGCCGGTGGGGCGCTCCATCCATGCGGTGTATCCCTCACGGCGGCACCTTTCCGCCAAGGTCCGCAGCTTCGTCGGGCTCCTCGCCGACCGCTTCGGTGAGGTGCCACCCTGGGACAGGTGA
- a CDS encoding SDR family NAD(P)-dependent oxidoreductase, whose translation MSVSLSGKIAFVTGGAIGIGREIALELARSGANVAVTWFSHEQEGQTIVAEIERLGRRCLGFRLDATKSADVTAAVDRIATEFGGLDILVNNSGGLLARQEIAGMSDEHWHNVLAVNLDSTFYCCRAAAAHLRNNGRIINIASLAGHNGGGNGSAAYAASKSAMFGLTRGLAKELARHGITVNALAPGLILDTPFHENFTPKEAQNATIAGIPMGRAGYPPDVASAALWLCSEGASWITGEIININGGQYFV comes from the coding sequence ATGTCAGTTAGTCTTTCCGGAAAAATCGCCTTCGTAACAGGTGGCGCGATCGGTATTGGTCGCGAGATCGCTCTGGAGTTGGCTCGCTCCGGTGCCAATGTCGCCGTCACCTGGTTTTCCCATGAGCAAGAAGGGCAGACGATCGTCGCGGAGATCGAAAGGCTCGGCCGCCGCTGCCTAGGCTTCCGGCTCGATGCGACGAAGAGCGCCGACGTGACGGCTGCCGTCGACCGCATCGCCACCGAATTCGGCGGTCTCGACATTCTCGTGAACAATTCCGGCGGGCTGCTTGCCCGGCAGGAAATTGCGGGAATGTCGGACGAACACTGGCACAACGTCTTAGCCGTCAATCTCGACAGCACGTTCTATTGTTGCCGGGCGGCCGCCGCACATCTCCGCAACAACGGACGCATCATCAATATCGCATCGCTTGCCGGCCATAACGGCGGAGGCAATGGCAGCGCGGCCTATGCAGCTTCCAAGTCCGCAATGTTCGGCCTTACTCGTGGCTTGGCAAAGGAACTGGCTCGACACGGCATCACGGTCAATGCACTTGCACCCGGCCTCATCCTCGATACGCCGTTTCACGAAAATTTCACGCCCAAGGAAGCACAGAACGCGACGATCGCCGGCATTCCGATGGGCCGCGCAGGGTATCCGCCGGATGTGGCATCCGCAGCGTTGTGGCTGTGCTCGGAGGGCGCCAGTTGGATCACAGGTGAGATCATCAACATAAATGGCGGCCAGTATTTCGTCTGA
- a CDS encoding DoxX family protein, with protein sequence MSVVKLFAVGLPIALGVVMIGAGTVNFVGPQSVRDSFVRWGYPAGFHRVTGGLEVVAGLLLLVPATWWAGATGSIVILSAAAMTLIRCREWSHLPGAVALIAAAVGTLAIHG encoded by the coding sequence ATGTCGGTAGTCAAACTCTTCGCGGTCGGGCTTCCGATCGCCCTCGGTGTCGTGATGATCGGGGCCGGCACGGTCAACTTCGTCGGCCCCCAGTCAGTCCGCGACTCCTTTGTGCGTTGGGGCTATCCAGCCGGTTTTCATCGGGTGACAGGCGGGCTCGAGGTGGTGGCAGGATTGCTGCTGTTGGTGCCGGCTACATGGTGGGCCGGCGCAACAGGCAGTATCGTGATCTTGTCGGCCGCGGCGATGACGCTGATCCGTTGTCGCGAATGGAGCCATCTGCCGGGCGCCGTCGCTCTGATTGCAGCGGCGGTAGGGACGTTGGCGATCCATGGTTAG
- the hemE gene encoding uroporphyrinogen decarboxylase, whose translation MPPSSKKLVLRALAGERTERPPIWLMRQAGRYLPEYHVTREAAGGMLSLCNSPQYAAEVTLQPIRRFQLDAAILFADLPQLAAALGQTLEYREGDGPVLSPPIRSSDDIQQHLSLSRLHEELAPIYETVRLLSACLPSEVALIGYAGAPWTVATYMVEGRGGGESDHAIIKQWALSDPNGFQPLIDMLTIATTQFLERQIEAGAEAIQIFESWAGILPEPFFRRWCVQPVANIIEALRQKHPHIPVIAFPRAAGLLYQEYAQATHANCIGLDSTVPLGWASETIQRRLGRCIQGNLDPQLLVVGGQALAADAERILRHASEGPFIFNLGHGILKTTQPEHVTALVRQVRAWRS comes from the coding sequence ATGCCACCTTCTTCAAAAAAGCTAGTCCTACGAGCGTTGGCAGGAGAGCGGACTGAACGACCCCCGATCTGGCTAATGCGCCAGGCAGGCCGTTACTTGCCGGAATACCATGTCACGCGGGAAGCCGCTGGAGGCATGCTGAGTTTGTGTAACTCGCCTCAATATGCTGCGGAGGTCACGCTCCAACCGATCCGGCGCTTTCAACTTGACGCTGCCATCCTGTTCGCCGATCTCCCGCAACTCGCGGCGGCACTTGGGCAGACTCTTGAGTATCGCGAAGGCGACGGTCCTGTCCTAAGCCCGCCAATCCGTTCCTCCGATGACATCCAGCAGCACTTGAGCCTATCGCGTCTCCATGAGGAGTTGGCTCCAATCTACGAGACGGTTCGGCTGCTGTCGGCGTGCCTTCCCTCAGAAGTCGCTCTCATCGGTTACGCTGGTGCGCCGTGGACGGTGGCCACATACATGGTCGAAGGTCGGGGTGGAGGCGAGTCCGATCATGCGATCATCAAGCAATGGGCGCTGAGCGATCCGAATGGATTTCAACCGCTCATCGACATGCTGACCATTGCGACAACCCAGTTCTTGGAGCGGCAAATCGAAGCTGGAGCCGAAGCAATACAAATATTCGAGAGTTGGGCCGGGATATTGCCAGAGCCTTTCTTCCGGCGCTGGTGTGTTCAACCTGTCGCTAATATTATTGAGGCACTTCGACAGAAACATCCTCATATACCTGTCATCGCTTTCCCCAGAGCCGCAGGCCTCTTATACCAGGAGTATGCTCAGGCTACCCATGCTAACTGCATTGGGCTCGATAGCACCGTCCCATTGGGCTGGGCCTCCGAGACCATTCAGCGAAGGCTAGGTCGCTGCATCCAGGGTAACCTCGACCCGCAATTGTTGGTTGTTGGAGGGCAGGCGCTGGCTGCCGACGCTGAACGCATTCTTCGTCATGCGAGCGAAGGGCCGTTCATTTTCAACCTCGGGCACGGTATTCTAAAGACGACGCAACCCGAACACGTCACAGCACTGGTTCGCCAGGTGAGGGCTTGGCGTTCGTAG
- a CDS encoding cupin domain-containing protein — MTADVVIRMPDERKGVMLRGHPMVFLVTGENTRHTSMFDWTIPAGFATGRHVHRVQEETFYLLEGECEWHVDDRTIRATPGTYLFIPPGVPHNITNISEKPARVLMTVSPPGHEHYFEELAKLAAQGAPDSKALAELRNRYDTNQLSTLTTRA; from the coding sequence ATGACCGCCGACGTCGTCATTCGCATGCCCGATGAGAGGAAGGGGGTTATGCTGCGGGGACACCCTATGGTTTTCCTCGTCACCGGCGAAAATACCAGACACACAAGCATGTTCGACTGGACGATCCCGGCGGGGTTCGCCACCGGGCGGCACGTTCACCGGGTGCAGGAGGAGACTTTCTACCTGCTTGAGGGCGAGTGTGAGTGGCATGTCGATGATAGAACGATCCGCGCAACGCCCGGAACCTATCTGTTCATCCCGCCGGGGGTGCCGCACAACATCACGAATATCAGCGAAAAGCCGGCTCGCGTGCTAATGACCGTCTCGCCGCCCGGGCATGAGCATTATTTTGAAGAACTCGCCAAACTGGCGGCACAGGGTGCGCCAGATTCAAAAGCGCTCGCCGAATTACGAAACCGCTACGACACCAATCAGCTCTCGACTTTGACAACACGTGCGTAG
- a CDS encoding MFS transporter — MSVLSNTSPFESVSPVRWLLPLGLLTFLGFLAIGLPLAVVPGQVHGTLGFSASLVGLAMGAQSVATLFTRQYAGNIADAKGARSAVFKGLLVCALSCVIYLASVWFVAIPPFSLAILLAGRVLLGLGESLLITASMAWGIGLLGPQHSGRVIAWSGIAMYGAMAIGAPVGVLIEDAFGFAGVSLAAGLAPLAATPFILLLRPVQPSARPRLPFLKVVRMVWLPGMGVTLATFGFALLIAFVTLLFAEKRWEGAAWALTIFGVGYILVRLLFARMPDRFGGAKVAAVSLAIEAVGQVLLWRAETPEMAFIGAGLTGIGYSLVLPGFGVEVVRRVPAQNRGGALGAFVAFWDLTMGIAAPLSGVVVASEGYSAVYLVGVCGAALGVIVALILKASAAEKSVP; from the coding sequence ATGTCTGTTCTGTCCAACACGTCTCCTTTTGAATCGGTCTCGCCGGTGCGGTGGCTTCTGCCGCTCGGTCTGCTGACCTTTCTGGGATTTCTCGCGATTGGTCTCCCGCTTGCCGTCGTCCCGGGCCAGGTTCACGGCACTCTCGGATTCAGCGCGTCTTTGGTTGGACTGGCGATGGGTGCGCAATCGGTTGCGACACTTTTCACCCGGCAATATGCCGGCAATATCGCCGACGCAAAAGGAGCCCGCAGCGCTGTGTTCAAAGGCCTTCTGGTCTGCGCGCTGTCCTGCGTCATCTATCTTGCCTCGGTTTGGTTTGTGGCCATACCGCCGTTCAGCCTCGCGATATTGCTAGCAGGACGCGTGCTTCTGGGTCTCGGCGAGAGTCTGCTGATTACAGCGTCCATGGCCTGGGGCATTGGACTTCTCGGTCCGCAGCATAGCGGTCGGGTCATCGCATGGTCCGGCATTGCCATGTACGGCGCGATGGCGATCGGTGCGCCGGTAGGCGTTCTGATCGAGGATGCGTTTGGTTTTGCGGGCGTTTCGCTGGCAGCAGGGCTTGCGCCCCTCGCCGCCACGCCATTCATTTTGCTATTGAGGCCTGTTCAACCGAGCGCTCGACCGAGGCTTCCGTTCCTCAAAGTCGTCCGGATGGTTTGGCTGCCGGGAATGGGCGTGACGCTGGCGACATTCGGCTTCGCTCTCCTTATCGCGTTCGTCACCCTTCTCTTCGCTGAAAAACGATGGGAAGGTGCTGCCTGGGCGCTGACTATTTTCGGTGTCGGCTACATCCTCGTGCGACTGCTCTTCGCCCGAATGCCCGATCGCTTTGGCGGCGCCAAGGTAGCTGCGGTGTCGCTGGCGATAGAAGCCGTCGGCCAGGTTTTACTCTGGCGTGCCGAAACCCCGGAGATGGCGTTCATAGGCGCCGGCCTTACAGGCATCGGCTATTCGCTCGTGCTGCCCGGTTTCGGCGTCGAAGTGGTTCGCCGTGTTCCGGCTCAGAACCGCGGTGGCGCGCTCGGAGCCTTCGTTGCCTTTTGGGATCTCACCATGGGTATTGCTGCCCCGCTTTCAGGCGTGGTTGTCGCAAGCGAAGGATATTCAGCGGTGTATCTCGTCGGCGTTTGCGGAGCAGCGCTTGGGGTGATCGTCGCTCTGATCTTGAAAGCCAGCGCGGCTGAGAAGTCCGTGCCGTAA
- a CDS encoding AraC family transcriptional regulator: MKAALQNYHVRMQRVLDHIDRHLDGDLDLETLSRLAAFSKFHFHRQFAATFGLSVHRYVQLARMRRASRQLAWNDAESVTDIAMDAGYDAPDAFARAFRQRFGQSPSSFRKSPDWVPWLAAFGPLDNARNKLMQIIFTPDDVTIRDIPPTPVAIMEHRGDRAMLGTTIERFKAWCKTADLSPETGRSSFMVFRSERCPANPADYSMDLCVGTDQPVEANDEGMKAGMIPGGRCAVLRYPGNTNNLEPAALYLYRDWLPDSGEEVRDFPIYCQRRLALIPEVPAHEVVVELFLPLK, translated from the coding sequence ATGAAGGCGGCGCTTCAGAACTACCATGTCCGGATGCAACGGGTTCTGGATCATATCGACCGGCATCTCGACGGCGATCTGGATCTGGAAACGCTGAGCCGGCTCGCCGCCTTCTCGAAGTTTCATTTTCACCGGCAGTTTGCGGCGACCTTCGGATTGTCCGTCCATCGCTATGTCCAATTGGCCCGTATGAGGCGCGCGTCGCGCCAATTGGCCTGGAACGACGCCGAAAGCGTCACGGACATAGCTATGGATGCCGGTTACGATGCTCCCGATGCCTTCGCCCGCGCCTTTCGGCAACGGTTCGGGCAGTCGCCTTCGTCGTTCCGGAAATCGCCCGACTGGGTGCCGTGGCTTGCCGCCTTCGGGCCTCTGGACAACGCAAGGAACAAGCTCATGCAGATCATCTTTACTCCCGACGACGTGACCATCCGCGACATACCCCCGACACCGGTGGCGATCATGGAGCATCGGGGCGACCGGGCAATGCTCGGCACGACCATCGAGCGCTTCAAGGCGTGGTGTAAGACAGCAGACCTGTCGCCCGAGACAGGCCGCTCCAGCTTCATGGTCTTTCGATCCGAGAGGTGCCCCGCGAACCCGGCCGACTACAGCATGGACCTGTGCGTCGGGACCGATCAGCCGGTCGAGGCGAACGACGAGGGGATGAAGGCCGGCATGATCCCTGGCGGACGCTGCGCGGTGCTGCGCTATCCCGGCAACACCAACAATCTCGAGCCCGCCGCGCTCTATCTCTATCGCGATTGGCTCCCGGACAGCGGCGAGGAAGTACGCGACTTCCCGATCTATTGTCAGCGCCGGCTCGCCCTCATCCCGGAAGTGCCAGCGCATGAAGTAGTCGTGGAATTGTTCCTGCCGCTGAAATAG
- a CDS encoding amidohydrolase family protein: MSEIPVNTRPLDGMPPRLKAPPGATDCHMHFFLDGFSSQPGGPPIAELATIEDYSVVQERLGLERTVIVQPNAYQFDNGATLAALDQIGKEKARAVIAVSPGMTVAEMERLDARGVRGARIMNLPGGAVTLAEMKPVERLAREVGWHLIVQFNGNEIEEHLDALNSIETDYVIDHVGKFMPPVSADSGQVDEILRLLDRGNAWFKICGCYETSLTGGPEFSDVAAIARRVIAHAPERILWGSNWPHVGVARGAYPDDAALLDLLADWASADTVGKILVDNPAQLYGFGSG; this comes from the coding sequence ATGAGCGAAATCCCCGTCAACACGCGTCCGCTCGACGGCATGCCGCCCAGGCTGAAAGCGCCGCCCGGCGCTACCGACTGCCACATGCATTTTTTCCTCGACGGGTTTTCCTCGCAGCCTGGCGGACCTCCGATCGCTGAACTGGCGACGATCGAAGACTATTCAGTCGTGCAGGAAAGGCTCGGGCTGGAGCGAACCGTCATCGTCCAGCCCAACGCATATCAATTCGACAATGGTGCAACGCTCGCCGCACTCGACCAGATCGGCAAGGAGAAGGCGCGTGCCGTTATCGCCGTCTCACCCGGGATGACCGTGGCGGAGATGGAAAGGCTCGACGCGCGCGGCGTGCGTGGCGCGCGCATCATGAATTTGCCGGGCGGAGCGGTGACGCTCGCGGAAATGAAACCCGTGGAAAGGCTAGCGCGCGAGGTTGGATGGCATCTCATCGTCCAGTTCAACGGGAATGAAATCGAAGAACATCTCGACGCCCTGAACTCGATCGAAACGGATTACGTCATCGACCATGTCGGCAAGTTCATGCCGCCGGTTTCCGCCGATAGCGGCCAAGTCGATGAAATCCTCCGCCTCCTCGATCGCGGCAACGCCTGGTTCAAGATCTGCGGTTGTTACGAAACGAGCCTGACCGGCGGCCCGGAATTTTCCGACGTGGCAGCGATCGCCCGGCGCGTTATCGCTCATGCGCCTGAGCGCATCCTCTGGGGCTCGAATTGGCCGCATGTCGGAGTGGCACGCGGTGCGTATCCGGACGATGCTGCATTGCTTGACCTTCTCGCTGACTGGGCGTCGGCGGACACGGTCGGTAAGATCCTCGTCGACAACCCGGCCCAGCTTTACGGGTTCGGTTCGGGCTGA
- a CDS encoding winged helix-turn-helix domain-containing tetratricopeptide repeat protein, which produces MTVASDLYQFGPFRLDAEVGILYRGTEPTMLGQRAVALLCRLLENAGVPVSKDALVEAAWGGLAVADNNLTVQIAALRRVLAEAADAESWIETLPRRGYRYIGPAVATNVPDASVAARAASAPALPDKPSIAVLPFSNLSGDPEQEYFADGMVDDIITGLARINWLFVIARNSSFTYKGRAVDMKQVGRELGVCYVLEGSVRRAGDSVRVTGQMIDASTGTHVWAERYDRSSYDIFALQDEIALSVVGAIAPSLRKAEIERVRRKRPDSLDAYDLVLRAQPDVDSGMPEQVTRALALLDRAIALEPAYALAHGNAAMCHHCLFLRAGLQETNRAASIRHARSAIVHGQDDALALTWAGFSIGMDAHDRAAAFTALEAALAISPSSALTYILGSVVLGWAGEAERALEWSEQGMRLSPFDSWAWAAFDAQAMSHLLHGRYEEACRAAYKSVHANPAHSITYVQLAAALVKLGRLDEARAAAARVRELHPTFRYGRQFSAVDCAPALAECLGDALNIAGLPE; this is translated from the coding sequence ATGACAGTCGCGAGCGACCTCTACCAGTTTGGCCCGTTCCGCCTCGATGCGGAGGTGGGCATTCTATACCGGGGGACCGAGCCGACCATGCTAGGGCAACGTGCGGTGGCGTTGCTGTGCCGGCTGCTCGAAAACGCCGGCGTACCGGTGTCCAAGGATGCGCTGGTCGAGGCCGCCTGGGGCGGATTGGCGGTCGCCGATAACAATCTAACGGTTCAGATCGCAGCCTTGCGCCGGGTGCTGGCTGAAGCGGCGGATGCTGAGAGCTGGATCGAAACCCTGCCGCGCCGCGGCTATCGCTATATAGGACCGGCCGTTGCCACCAATGTTCCCGACGCGTCGGTCGCTGCCCGAGCGGCGTCCGCCCCGGCGTTACCTGACAAACCATCCATCGCCGTTCTGCCATTCTCGAACCTGAGCGGCGATCCGGAGCAAGAATACTTCGCCGATGGGATGGTCGACGACATCATAACGGGTCTCGCGCGCATCAATTGGCTTTTCGTCATAGCACGCAATTCGTCCTTCACTTACAAGGGCCGCGCCGTGGACATGAAGCAGGTCGGCCGTGAGCTTGGTGTTTGCTATGTCCTGGAAGGCAGCGTCCGGAGGGCCGGCGACAGCGTGCGCGTGACCGGCCAGATGATCGACGCTTCAACCGGCACTCACGTTTGGGCAGAGCGCTACGACCGCAGTTCCTATGATATTTTTGCGCTCCAAGACGAGATCGCGCTGTCTGTAGTGGGCGCGATTGCGCCGAGCTTGCGGAAAGCGGAAATCGAACGCGTCAGGCGGAAGCGCCCTGACAGTCTCGATGCCTACGATCTCGTGCTGCGCGCCCAGCCCGATGTCGATTCAGGCATGCCGGAGCAAGTAACGAGAGCATTGGCGCTGCTGGATCGCGCGATCGCCCTCGAGCCTGCTTATGCACTAGCGCACGGCAATGCCGCGATGTGTCACCACTGCCTGTTCCTTCGCGCCGGCCTACAGGAAACCAACCGTGCCGCTTCGATCCGCCACGCCAGATCGGCCATCGTCCATGGACAAGACGACGCGCTCGCCCTGACATGGGCTGGATTCTCCATCGGAATGGATGCGCACGATCGCGCCGCTGCATTCACGGCATTGGAAGCCGCCCTCGCCATCAGCCCGTCGTCGGCGCTGACCTACATACTTGGCAGCGTCGTTCTCGGATGGGCGGGCGAAGCCGAACGCGCCTTAGAATGGAGCGAGCAGGGTATGCGGCTGAGCCCCTTCGATTCTTGGGCTTGGGCCGCATTTGATGCGCAAGCCATGAGCCATTTGCTGCATGGCCGTTACGAAGAAGCCTGTCGTGCTGCCTACAAGTCCGTTCACGCCAATCCGGCACATAGCATCACTTATGTGCAATTGGCCGCTGCGCTGGTCAAACTTGGCCGACTGGACGAAGCGAGGGCCGCCGCCGCGCGTGTCCGTGAACTGCATCCAACGTTTCGCTACGGCCGACAGTTCTCGGCCGTAGATTGCGCCCCGGCGCTCGCGGAATGCCTTGGTGATGCGCTAAATATTGCCGGCCTGCCTGAATAG